From the genome of Perca flavescens isolate YP-PL-M2 chromosome 1, PFLA_1.0, whole genome shotgun sequence, one region includes:
- the LOC114556716 gene encoding up-regulator of cell proliferation-like, with the protein EDDDDDLDTLDDPAEDSKVNPLDLIVALFLCADSFLQQELALKMSMCQFSVPLLLPHANNSQSTMMLWALRDIVKEWRPHDLSESRGFVEDNIIQADIPFYSFVRLKNCSLSKSQCLNHVLSCGQQNQNMFINRDMKGGALKRKISNGLVEVGWYLPSGTESLDIFPKPVAFANLRGDICESLAQFTFLFQVSTATFVFLDKVEEEEHKILTSLQDVKLFIVVNCMEGNAKKDMMSVNNTLKKLDLPKTSVKIKVPRVNVAEFSEKLCAAIKKSLKDVKTPKSIANMLDKAVELGLSVDERTSDDQRKAAEEIVKEIGVGPIPDYKKEQLPLQGDNWKRLSQLEKEECRLKKAGDLGQEEYKSQLLAEKDQIKEELSKHKLSKAIQCFIKTLSTSDKAKREFFLKWMNLKLNAHLQAAIQLPLLRHKLTEQSNKEEKNMKEIAQLDQALLDSSLGLEHYMREMGLIYEFSLQSRDTADKIFRLPGVAAEMLLDGYPLELLDGDASNIPERWVTDVLMELHRKVGEKSRLLVLTVLGVQSSGKSTLLNTMFGVQFPVSSGRCTRGAYMLFLRVSEDMQCQLNCDFIVLIDTEGLKSPHLAQLEDSYEHDNQLATFVIGLSDVTIINVSMENSTEMKDVLQIATHAFLRMKEIGKKPVCHFVHQNVGGVSAHAKTKADRKHFLDQLNEMTQIAAEMEKQPAIKAFTDVLDYDMEKKNWNIPGLWHGTPPMAPVNTGYSEAVADLKKNLLETGKGDKSDEVPQIPEFLEWMRSLWKAVKYENFIFSFRNTLAAHAYDNVCKEFNHWEWEFRKEILSWQTSAEWDILYDSLIKSLGELKEQLQEEFSNSEDITETLNKLPIKPQDELFKRMFGCGQQCPFCKVPCEAGGKEHEKHHAAVHRPKGLGRYTFVKTEKLVETLCTTDVHSDRKFRNTETNWEYHPFKDYMDYYPDWLIPPDSTIKASYYWKYVLVQYNERFAQEYKAKPADVPEAWRRITKEQALKGLKDAFNIK; encoded by the exons gaagatgatgatgatgaccttGACACTTTAGATGACCCTGCAGAGGATAGTAAGGTCAACCCTCTCGACCTCATAGTAGCACTCTTCCTTTGTGCTGACAGCTTCTTGCAACAGGAACTGGCCCTCAAGATGTCAATGTGCCAGTTTTCTGTCCCACTGCTGTTGCCCCATGCCAATAACAGTCAGAGTACCATGATGCTTTGGGCTCTGAGAGACATCGTCAAAGAGTGGCGTCCACATGATTTGTCTGAATCAAGAGGGTTTGTTGAAGACAACATTATCCAAGCAGATATTCCATTCTACTCCTTTGTGAGGCTGAAAAACTGCAGTTTATCCAAGTCACAGTGTTTGAATCATGTTCTCAGCTGTGGCCAACAGAATCAAAATATGTTCATAAACAGAGATATGAAAGGAGGAGCCCTTAAAAGAAAGATTTCAAATGGTTTAGTAGAGGTGGGCTGGTACCTTCCCAGTGGTACTGAAAGCCTTGACATATTTCCAAAACCAGTTGCCTTCGCCAATTTGCGTGGAGACATTTGTGAGTCACTCGCACagttcacttttctttttcaagtGTCAACTGCTACCTTTGTATTCCTGGACAAAGTTGAAGAAGAGGAGCACAAGATTCTGACTTCTCTTCAAGATGTGAAACTGTTCATTGTTGTTAACTGCATGGAGGGAAATGCCAAAAAGGACATGATGTCTGTCAATAACACACTGAAAAAATTAGACTTACCAAAGACCAGTGTGAAAATCAAAGTCCCAAGGGTAAATGTTGCAGAGTTTTCAGAGAAACTTTGTGCAGCCATCAAGAAATCCCTCAAAGATGTAAAAACCCCAAAAAGCATTGCAAATATGCTTGACAAAGCTGTTGAACTTGGTCTGTCTGTGGATGAACGGACAAGTGACGACCAAAGGAAGGCAGCTGAGGAGATTGTGAAAGAAATCGGAGTGGGACCTATACCAGACTACAAGAAAGAACAACTTCCTTTGCAAGGAGATAACTGGAAAAGGTTATCACAGTTAGAGAAGGAGGAATGTAGGTTAAAAAAAGCTGGAGATCTAGGACAGGAAGAATATAAATCTCAGCTACTGGCAGAAAAAGATCAAATTAAGGAGGAGCTTAGCAAACACAAACTATCCAAAGCTATACAATGTTTTATCAAAACCTTATCAACAAGTGACAAAGCGAAAAGAGAGTTTTTCCTGAAGTGGATGAATCTTAAGCTGAATGCACATTTGCAGGCTGCCATTCAACTACCTTTACTGCGTCACAAGTTGACAGAGCAGAGCAACaaagaggagaaaaacatgaaagagaTTGCACAGTTGGATCAGGCTTTGCTAGATAGCTCTTTAGGACTAGAGCATTACATGAGAGAGATGGGGCTGATCTATGAGTTTTCATTGCAGTCACGAGACACTGCTGATAAAATATTTCGTCTCCCTGGTGTGGCAGCTGAAATGCTGTTGGATGGATATCCTTTAGAGCTCTTAGATGGAGATGCTTCTAACATCCCAGAGAGATGGGTGACAGATGTGCTAATGGAGCTTCACAGGAAGGTTGGAGAGAAGAGCAGACTGTTGGTACTGACGGTGTTGGGTGTTCAAAGTAGTGGGAAGTCAACACTCCTCAACACCATGTTTGGTGTGCAGTTTCCTGTCAGCAGTGGCAGATGCACAAGAGGAGCTTATATGCTCTTCCTCAGAGTAAGTGAGGATATGCAATGTCAGCTGAACTGTGACTTTATAGTTCTCATTGACACAGAAGGTCTTAAATCTCCTCATTTGGCACAACTAGAGGACAGCTATGAACATGACAACCAGCTGGCAACCTTTGTCATTGGCTTAAGTGATGTCACCATTATCAATGTCTCAATGGAGAACTCAACAGAAATGAAAGATGTCCTGCAAATTGCAACACATGCTTTCTTGAGAATGAAGGAAATTGGTAAAAAGCCAGTTTGTCATTTTGTGCACCAGAATGTTGGTGGAGTCTCCGCTCACGCAAAGACCAAGGCTGACAGAAAACATTTCTTGGACCAGCTCAATGAAATGACTCAAATTGCAGCCGAAATGGAAAAGCAGCCCGCTATAAAAGCTTTCACAGATGTTCTGGACTatgacatggaaaaaaaaaactggaacatCCCAGGACTCTGGCATGGGACCCCACCGATGGCCCCAGTAAACACAGGTTACAGTGAAGCTGTAGCagatttaaagaaaaatctTTTGGAGACAGGGAAAGGAGACAAAAGCGATGAAGTCCCACAAATCCCAGAGTTTCTAGAATGGATGAGAAGTCTCTGGAAAGCAGTCAAATATGAGAACTTCATcttcagtttcagaaacactCTTGCGGCTCATGCATACGACAATGTCTGCAAAGAGTTCAATCACTGGGAATGGGAGTTTAGAAAAGAGATTCTCTCCTGGCAGACATCAGCAGAGTGGGATATCTTATATG ACAGCCTCATTAAATCATTGGGTGAATTAAAGGAACAGCTGCAGGAGGAATTCTCAAACTCTGAAGACATCACTGAGACTCTGAACAAACTTCCAATCAAACCACAAGATGAGCTTTTCAAGCGGATGTTTGGCTGTGGACAACAATGTCCATTTTGTAAAGTTCCTTGTGAGGCTGGAGGCAAAGAACACGAGAAACATCATGCAGCTGTTCATCGACCAAAAGGTCTCGGTAGGTACACTTTTGTGAAAACTGAGAAGCTGGTTGAAACACTGTGTACAACAGATGTGCACAGTGACCGTAAattcagaaacacagaaactaaCTGGGAGTACCATCCTTTTAAGGACTACATGGACTACTATCCAGACTGGCTCATTCCTCCTGACTCCACCATTAAGGCATCTTACTACTGGAAGTATGTCCTGGTTCAATACAATGAAAGATTTGCTCAAGAATACAAAGCCAAACCAGCTGATGTTCCAGAGGCCTGGAGGAGAATCACAAAGGAACAAGCACTGAAGGGATTAAAAGATGCCTTCAATATAAAGTGA